From the genome of Phoenix dactylifera cultivar Barhee BC4 unplaced genomic scaffold, palm_55x_up_171113_PBpolish2nd_filt_p 001240F, whole genome shotgun sequence, one region includes:
- the LOC113462456 gene encoding non-specific lipid-transfer protein 1-like, with amino-acid sequence MARLLALLAVLAAARAWAYAAAPPCNEIARVIAPCMAYLSYQAWVPYGRCCAGVAALNGTVATRGDRVAICNCFKSVVPNFPGVDFSRAATLPRLCGVLINITISPSIDCSSLPPPRELQEVQH; translated from the exons ATGGCTCGCCTCCTTGCGCTTCtggcggtgctcgcggccgccCGGGCATGGGCGTATGCCGCTGCCCCGCCGTGCAACGAGATCGCGCGAGTGATCGCGCCATGCATGGCCTACCTCTCGTACCAGGCGTGGGTGCCGTACGGACGGTGCTGCGCCGGGGTGGCGGCCCTGAACGGGACCGTCGCCACCCGCGGCGACCGGGTGGCCATCTGCAACTGCTTCAAGAGCGTCGTCCCCAACTTCCCCGGCGTCGACTTCTCACGCGCCGCCACTCTCCCGCGCTTGTGTGGTGTCCTCATCAACATCACCATCTCCCCCTCCATCGACTGCAGCAG CCTTCCACCGCCGCGAGAACTCCAGGAAGTTCAGCATTAA